One genomic segment of Rhizorhabdus phycosphaerae includes these proteins:
- a CDS encoding phosphoserine transaminase — MTDTARPATKPARPHFSSGPCAKPPGWTAANLATDSLGRSHRSKLGKARINHAVDLTREILGVPATHRIGIVPGSDTGAVEMAMWSLLGARKATMVAWESFGEGWVTDVVKQLKIEADVVKAPYGTLPDLAALDQSTDIVFTWNGTTSGVRVPNGDWIRDDREGLTIADATSACFAMDLPWDKLDVVTFSWQKVLGGEGAHGILILGPRAVERLESYTPAWPLPKIFRMTKGGKLIEGIFKGETINTPSMLAIEDYIHSLEWAQSIGGLPALIARADANAAAVDAWVQRTDWIDHLAADPASRSNTSVCLKFADAAVEGMDDDAKLALVKKIAGLLETEEAAFDIAGYRDAPPGLRIWCGGTVETADVEALGPWLDWAWSQVRAA; from the coding sequence ATGACTGATACTGCTCGCCCGGCGACGAAGCCGGCACGCCCCCATTTTTCTTCGGGCCCCTGCGCCAAGCCTCCGGGCTGGACCGCCGCTAATCTGGCCACCGACTCGCTCGGCCGCTCGCACCGCTCCAAGCTCGGCAAGGCCCGCATCAACCATGCGGTCGACCTGACCCGCGAAATTCTCGGCGTCCCCGCCACGCACCGCATCGGCATCGTCCCCGGATCGGACACCGGCGCGGTCGAGATGGCGATGTGGAGCCTGCTCGGTGCCCGCAAAGCGACGATGGTCGCTTGGGAAAGCTTCGGTGAAGGTTGGGTCACCGATGTCGTCAAGCAGCTGAAGATCGAAGCCGATGTGGTCAAGGCGCCCTATGGCACCCTGCCCGACCTTGCCGCGCTCGATCAGTCGACCGATATCGTCTTCACCTGGAACGGCACCACGTCCGGCGTCCGTGTTCCGAATGGCGACTGGATCCGCGACGACCGCGAAGGCCTGACGATCGCTGACGCGACCTCGGCCTGCTTCGCCATGGACCTGCCCTGGGACAAGCTCGATGTCGTCACCTTCTCCTGGCAGAAGGTGCTGGGCGGCGAAGGCGCGCACGGTATCCTGATCCTCGGCCCGCGCGCCGTGGAGCGTCTCGAAAGCTACACCCCGGCCTGGCCGCTGCCGAAGATCTTCCGCATGACCAAGGGCGGCAAGCTGATCGAGGGCATCTTCAAGGGCGAGACGATCAACACGCCGTCGATGCTCGCGATAGAGGATTATATCCACAGCCTCGAATGGGCACAGTCGATCGGCGGCCTGCCCGCCCTGATCGCCCGCGCCGACGCCAATGCGGCGGCGGTCGATGCCTGGGTTCAGCGTACCGACTGGATCGACCATCTCGCGGCGGATCCGGCTTCGCGCTCGAACACCTCGGTCTGCCTCAAGTTCGCCGATGCGGCGGTCGAAGGCATGGATGACGACGCCAAGCTGGCGCTGGTCAAGAAGATTGCCGGCCTGCTCGAGACCGAGGAAGCCGCGTTCGACATCGCCGGCTATCGCGACGCCCCTCCGGGCCTTCGCATCTGGTGTGGCGGCACGGTCGAGACAGCCGATGTCGAGGCGCTCGGCCCCTGGCTCGACTGGGCCTGGTCGCAGGTCCGCGCGGCGTAA
- a CDS encoding c-type cytochrome, translating to MDDRANTIAGWALAGGIAALGLSILSGGYFKGERPEKMGYVVEGVEEEGAAGGGAAAEKPIAFYLASADPAKGAEVFKKCAACHNATKGGPNALGPNLWGVLGEPIGKGKGFAFSEALSGKGGSWDWQNLSDWLKSPKAFAPGTKMTFAGLSKPEDRANIIAYLNQQSDAPKPLPAAPAEEAAPAAEGAAADNAAAPAEGGNEAAPAK from the coding sequence ATGGACGATCGCGCTAACACGATTGCCGGATGGGCGCTGGCGGGCGGCATTGCCGCGCTGGGCCTTTCGATCCTCAGCGGTGGATATTTCAAGGGCGAGCGCCCCGAGAAGATGGGCTATGTCGTGGAGGGCGTCGAGGAAGAAGGCGCCGCCGGTGGCGGCGCCGCCGCCGAGAAGCCGATCGCTTTCTATCTGGCGAGCGCCGACCCCGCCAAGGGCGCGGAAGTCTTCAAGAAGTGCGCGGCCTGCCACAACGCCACCAAGGGCGGCCCGAACGCGCTCGGCCCGAACCTGTGGGGCGTGCTGGGTGAGCCGATCGGCAAGGGCAAGGGCTTTGCCTTCTCCGAGGCCTTGTCGGGCAAGGGTGGCAGCTGGGACTGGCAGAATCTCAGCGACTGGCTGAAGAGCCCGAAGGCTTTCGCGCCGGGCACCAAGATGACCTTTGCCGGTCTCTCCAAGCCCGAGGATCGCGCCAACATCATCGCTTATCTGAACCAGCAGAGCGACGCGCCGAAGCCGCTCCCGGCCGCTCCGGCCGAAGAGGCCGCTCCGGCCGCCGAAGGCGCCGCCGCCGACAACGCCGCCGCTCCGGCGGAAGGTGGCAACGAGGCCGCTCCGGCAAAGTAA
- a CDS encoding prephenate dehydratase: protein MQNYPAPAQALVAEMTAACEADTARAVAFQGAPGANSHIAALEAFPNGLPLPCFSFEDALDAVRDFRADCAVIPIENSLHGRVADMHFLLPESGLVITGEHFLHIRHTLMALPDHGEIATVMSHPQALGQCRHWLRAHGMTAVAYPDTAGAAAAVAEAGDGTVAALAPSISAALYGLKVVEDNVADAADNTTRFVVLAREPRDIAPDAGPVMTTFIFEVKNIPAALYKALGGFATNGVNMTKLESYQRGASFAATEFFADIEGHPDDPHVRRALEELAFHTKWVRLLGTYPRARERGFGN, encoded by the coding sequence ATGCAGAACTATCCCGCTCCCGCGCAGGCGCTGGTCGCCGAGATGACAGCCGCTTGCGAAGCCGACACCGCCCGTGCCGTGGCCTTTCAGGGCGCGCCCGGCGCCAATTCGCACATCGCCGCGCTGGAAGCTTTTCCCAACGGCCTGCCACTGCCCTGTTTCAGTTTCGAGGATGCGCTGGACGCGGTGCGCGACTTTCGCGCCGACTGCGCGGTCATCCCGATCGAGAACTCGCTGCACGGCCGCGTCGCCGACATGCATTTCCTGCTGCCCGAATCGGGGCTGGTGATCACCGGCGAGCATTTCCTTCACATTCGCCACACGCTGATGGCTCTGCCCGATCATGGCGAAATCGCCACGGTGATGAGTCACCCCCAGGCATTGGGCCAGTGCCGCCACTGGCTTCGCGCGCACGGCATGACCGCCGTGGCCTATCCCGATACCGCAGGTGCTGCTGCGGCGGTCGCTGAGGCGGGAGACGGCACCGTCGCGGCACTCGCCCCGTCGATTTCTGCGGCGCTCTATGGCCTCAAGGTCGTCGAAGACAATGTCGCCGACGCTGCCGATAACACCACGCGCTTCGTCGTTCTGGCCCGAGAGCCGCGCGACATTGCGCCCGACGCCGGTCCGGTGATGACCACCTTCATCTTCGAGGTGAAGAATATTCCGGCCGCGCTCTACAAGGCGCTCGGCGGCTTCGCGACCAACGGCGTCAACATGACCAAGCTGGAAAGCTACCAGCGCGGGGCCAGCTTCGCGGCGACCGAGTTCTTCGCCGATATCGAGGGGCATCCTGACGATCCGCATGTGCGCCGGGCGCTGGAGGAACTGGCGTTCCACACCAAATGGGTTCGCCTTCTCGGCACCTACCCCCGCGCACGGGAGCGCGGGTTCGGCAACTGA
- the nudC gene encoding NAD(+) diphosphatase, whose protein sequence is MSKIPTPGFTGSPLVRIDIERDNLPYFEAACADPQAKLLKLDGLAPVLDAEGRLVWTGLAEADPEADLALLGLLDERPCFVSLSKIPPGRDQRGATISGAAAMTEPGAPAIYAAARSLVDWHDRHRFCANCGRPTKVARSGWARFCLKDEGGCGTEHYPRTDPVVIMLAEHEDHVLVGRNINMPPRFFSALAGFLEVGESIEDAVARELFEEAGVIVTEVRYLASQPWPIPSQLMIGCIAKVRDKTVRLDEKELAEAIWVDRDQVRAALAGEPDALFNMRFPLAIAHTLLTAWANGA, encoded by the coding sequence ATGTCCAAGATTCCTACCCCCGGGTTCACCGGCTCACCGCTCGTCCGCATCGATATCGAGCGCGACAATCTTCCCTATTTCGAAGCGGCCTGCGCCGATCCGCAGGCGAAGCTGCTGAAGCTGGACGGTCTCGCGCCCGTGCTCGACGCGGAAGGGCGGCTCGTCTGGACCGGTCTGGCCGAAGCCGATCCCGAGGCGGACCTTGCCCTGCTGGGCCTGCTTGACGAGAGGCCCTGCTTCGTCTCGCTGTCAAAGATCCCGCCCGGCCGCGACCAGCGCGGCGCGACGATCAGCGGTGCCGCCGCGATGACCGAACCCGGTGCCCCGGCCATCTATGCCGCCGCGCGTTCGCTGGTCGACTGGCACGACCGGCATCGCTTCTGCGCCAATTGCGGGCGCCCGACCAAGGTCGCCCGCTCCGGTTGGGCGCGATTCTGCCTGAAGGACGAAGGCGGCTGCGGCACCGAGCATTATCCGCGCACCGACCCGGTCGTGATCATGCTCGCCGAGCATGAGGATCATGTTCTGGTCGGCCGCAACATCAACATGCCGCCACGCTTCTTCTCGGCTCTCGCGGGTTTCCTCGAGGTCGGGGAATCGATCGAGGATGCCGTCGCGCGCGAATTGTTCGAGGAGGCGGGCGTGATTGTGACCGAGGTCCGCTATCTCGCCAGCCAGCCCTGGCCGATCCCGTCGCAGCTGATGATCGGCTGCATCGCCAAGGTCCGCGACAAGACCGTCAGACTCGACGAGAAGGAGCTGGCCGAGGCGATCTGGGTCGATCGCGATCAGGTGCGCGCTGCGCTGGCGGGCGAGCCCGACGCGCTGTTCAACATGCGCTTTCCGCTGGCGATCGCCCACACCCTGCTGACCGCCTGGGCCAACGGCGCCTGA
- the mutY gene encoding A/G-specific adenine glycosylase: MSVDAVSEKLLAWYDVHRRHLPWRAEPGAPLPDPYRVWLSETMLQQTTVAAVKPYFERFMTRWPTVRDLARADDADVMAAWAGLGYYARARNLLACARAIAADHGGRFPDTEEALRTLPGIGEYSAAAIAAIAFGRSAVVVDANVERVVSRLFAFDQPLPQARPRLRALVARVTPEERAGDFAQAMMDLGSGICAVRSPQCLICPLSDSCEGRRLGTPTAFPVKAAKKPKPQRHGTAFWIERDEKVWLVRRPAKGMLGGMRALPTGDWVDAAPGLASAPIAADWLPCGAVDHVFTHFALRLSVVRATGSPDGEGEWWPVASIGEAGLPTLFARAAERAIAGREGASRAGRES; the protein is encoded by the coding sequence ATGTCCGTCGATGCCGTCTCCGAAAAATTGCTGGCCTGGTACGATGTTCATCGTCGGCATCTGCCCTGGCGCGCCGAGCCGGGTGCGCCCCTGCCCGATCCCTATCGGGTGTGGCTGTCCGAGACGATGCTGCAGCAGACGACCGTCGCGGCGGTGAAGCCCTATTTCGAGCGTTTCATGACGCGCTGGCCGACGGTACGCGATCTCGCCCGGGCCGACGATGCCGACGTCATGGCCGCCTGGGCGGGGCTCGGCTATTATGCGCGAGCCCGAAACCTGCTTGCCTGCGCCCGGGCCATCGCAGCCGACCATGGCGGCCGTTTTCCCGACACGGAAGAAGCCCTGCGGACCTTGCCGGGAATCGGCGAGTACAGCGCCGCCGCCATCGCTGCGATCGCCTTTGGCCGAAGCGCCGTCGTCGTCGATGCCAATGTCGAGCGTGTAGTCAGCCGGCTCTTCGCCTTCGACCAGCCCCTGCCCCAGGCCCGCCCAAGGCTGCGCGCGCTGGTGGCGCGGGTCACCCCCGAGGAGCGCGCAGGCGATTTCGCGCAGGCGATGATGGACCTTGGCTCCGGCATCTGCGCGGTCCGGTCGCCGCAATGCCTGATCTGCCCCTTATCCGACAGCTGCGAGGGACGCAGGCTCGGCACGCCCACGGCCTTTCCGGTCAAGGCCGCGAAGAAGCCCAAGCCGCAGCGCCATGGCACCGCCTTCTGGATCGAGCGCGACGAGAAGGTCTGGCTGGTCCGGCGTCCGGCCAAGGGAATGCTGGGGGGGATGCGCGCGCTGCCCACGGGAGACTGGGTCGATGCCGCGCCCGGCCTCGCCTCGGCCCCAATTGCCGCCGACTGGCTTCCTTGCGGGGCGGTCGATCATGTCTTCACCCATTTCGCGCTGCGCCTGTCGGTGGTGCGCGCCACCGGCAGCCCCGATGGCGAAGGCGAATGGTGGCCGGTCGCCAGCATCGGCGAGGCTGGCCTTCCGACCCTCTTCGCACGCGCCGCCGAGCGCGCTATCGCCGGTCGCGAAGGCGCCAGTCGTGCAGGCAGGGAGAGTTGA
- a CDS encoding DUF721 domain-containing protein encodes MKRAMNEVPPIAPVRKRKAQPEAAPARPRGGGAKSVADMLPDVGRAAFRRFGFVQSSVVSRWAEIVGERYAKVSLPESIRFPAGKRSDGVLTLLVEGAHGPMMQHVLPTIVERVNRFFGYGAVARVVLRQGSCARPEPQQSRVAPPSLKPISPDIGGSLRLIADPELRTCLESLAGKLAATSGAPVIASGETEL; translated from the coding sequence ATGAAGCGCGCGATGAACGAAGTGCCCCCAATCGCGCCTGTCCGAAAGCGCAAGGCCCAGCCTGAAGCCGCGCCTGCCCGCCCGCGTGGCGGTGGCGCCAAGTCGGTTGCGGACATGCTTCCGGACGTCGGGCGGGCCGCGTTCCGCCGTTTCGGATTCGTCCAGAGCTCGGTCGTGAGCCGCTGGGCGGAGATCGTCGGCGAGCGCTATGCCAAGGTATCGCTACCCGAATCGATCCGCTTTCCGGCAGGCAAGCGCTCTGACGGCGTCCTCACCCTGCTGGTGGAAGGCGCGCATGGCCCGATGATGCAGCATGTCCTGCCGACCATCGTCGAGCGGGTGAACCGCTTTTTCGGCTATGGCGCGGTTGCGCGTGTGGTGCTGCGGCAGGGGAGTTGCGCGCGGCCCGAACCGCAGCAGAGCCGCGTCGCGCCGCCGTCGCTCAAGCCGATTTCACCCGACATCGGCGGCAGCCTGCGCCTGATCGCCGACCCTGAGTTGCGCACATGCCTCGAATCGCTGGCGGGCAAGCTGGCCGCGACCAGCGGCGCACCCGTCATCGCCTCCGGAGAGACAGAGCTTTGA
- a CDS encoding thioredoxin domain-containing protein, whose amino-acid sequence MIRSTIRLAALVLAATPLTLAAAAPPKPAAKPAAGANWLATVNRTPEGAIVVGNPAAKVKLVEYLSLTCPHCAQLSQQSLPTLQRDYIAKGLVSLEVRHAVRDGYDFVASLLLRCEPPTRYLGSIEGLFATQEDWMAKGAAAKNDAAFEAKSQDEKMAAVAKSAGFDAYFQKRGLNPKAYAACLANEPAKKQLAEMAGNAWQRDGIPGTPLILINGQRKENVHGWSDLEPMIKAALK is encoded by the coding sequence TTGATCCGATCGACCATCCGCCTGGCCGCCCTCGTGCTGGCCGCGACCCCGCTGACGCTCGCAGCCGCCGCGCCGCCCAAGCCGGCCGCGAAGCCCGCTGCCGGCGCCAACTGGCTCGCCACCGTCAACCGCACCCCGGAAGGCGCGATCGTCGTCGGCAATCCGGCGGCGAAGGTGAAGCTGGTCGAATATCTGTCGCTGACCTGCCCGCATTGCGCACAGCTCTCGCAGCAGTCGCTGCCGACGCTTCAGCGCGATTATATCGCCAAGGGGCTCGTCAGTCTCGAAGTCCGCCATGCGGTGCGCGACGGCTACGACTTCGTCGCCTCGCTACTGCTCCGCTGCGAACCGCCGACGCGCTATCTCGGCTCGATCGAGGGCCTCTTTGCGACCCAGGAAGACTGGATGGCCAAGGGTGCCGCGGCCAAGAACGATGCGGCTTTCGAAGCCAAGTCGCAGGATGAGAAGATGGCGGCGGTCGCCAAGTCGGCTGGCTTCGACGCCTATTTCCAGAAGCGCGGTCTCAATCCAAAGGCTTATGCCGCCTGTCTCGCCAACGAGCCGGCGAAGAAGCAGCTGGCCGAGATGGCTGGCAATGCCTGGCAGCGCGACGGCATTCCCGGTACCCCGCTGATCCTCATCAACGGACAGCGCAAGGAGAATGTCCACGGCTGGTCCGACCTCGAGCCGATGATCAAGGCTGCGCTGAAGTAA
- a CDS encoding thioredoxin domain-containing protein, with protein sequence MKKVLPVAAITIALALTACGKKESDSATTSNAAAPAAPSAPYTGKDWTETLAKTPEGGFRMGNPDAPVKLVEYASITCPHCRDFTKNGSGPLKDTYVKTGKVSWEYRNFVLNPLDVVATLVARCQGADTFFPFVEQLYVTQEQWVGKFNSVDEKTLQSVGKLPQQEQFTQLVELSGLKDFFKSRGVTDDRIKACLTDKAALDELLKIRDRGANEDKVDGTPNFLINGERQEGVYDWAGLETKLREKVR encoded by the coding sequence ATGAAGAAGGTTCTTCCCGTCGCGGCGATCACGATTGCGCTCGCGCTGACCGCCTGCGGTAAGAAGGAGTCGGACAGCGCGACGACGTCCAACGCTGCCGCGCCCGCGGCGCCGAGCGCGCCCTACACCGGCAAGGACTGGACCGAGACGCTCGCCAAAACCCCCGAGGGCGGCTTCCGCATGGGCAATCCCGATGCGCCAGTTAAGCTGGTCGAATATGCCTCGATCACCTGCCCGCACTGCCGGGATTTCACCAAGAACGGATCGGGTCCGCTCAAGGACACCTACGTCAAGACCGGCAAGGTCAGCTGGGAATATCGCAACTTCGTGCTGAACCCGCTCGACGTCGTCGCGACGCTCGTGGCGCGATGCCAGGGCGCGGACACCTTCTTCCCCTTCGTCGAGCAGCTTTACGTCACCCAGGAGCAGTGGGTCGGCAAGTTCAACTCGGTCGACGAGAAGACGCTCCAGTCGGTCGGCAAGCTGCCGCAGCAGGAGCAGTTCACCCAGCTGGTCGAGCTGTCGGGCCTCAAGGACTTCTTCAAGTCGCGCGGCGTGACAGACGACCGCATCAAGGCCTGCCTGACCGACAAGGCGGCGCTCGACGAACTGCTCAAGATCCGCGACCGTGGCGCCAACGAGGACAAGGTCGACGGCACCCCGAACTTCCTGATCAACGGCGAGCGTCAGGAAGGCGTCTATGACTGGGCGGGCCTTGAGACCAAGCTGCGCGAAAAGGTCCGCTGA
- a CDS encoding chromosome segregation SMC family protein → MRIRKLRLSGFKSFVEPAELIIERGLTGIVGPNGCGKSNLLEAIRWVMGESSAKSMRGGGMEDVIFAGTTTRPARDFAEVTLFTERPDAAEDQDREVEVTRRIERGAGSAYRMNGRDVRQKDVGLLFADAATGAHSPALVSQGRIAAVIAAKPTERRQMLEEAAGIAGLHVRRKDAEQKLRATEANLARLDDLIADMETRTASLRRQARAAERYKALSEQIRLAEARLIFSRWREAAAAAELAGKEAKAAEGLVAQAADAQKAATARQAEAVQQVGDARQAAQAARERSTGLAHRLATLTGELDMVRRRLADIAQSRDTLARDRAREDRLAIDAAAALSALADEEKLLGKRIEEATLRQSAIDAQVRDAEAEAREAELSVAKAQAAFAAEQADLRVAQANVAAARQRLDRAQADAGRIDREIAGLGDEAPLLARRTAATAAREGAEGTIAEAMAAISRSEEARAAAAERREGAEAATGAARAALAALESEARSLEKSLPVGGAGNRAIDHVRAAPGYERALAAALGDDLEAAIGTDGRLRWSGADAGDGDPMLPAGCENLADHVAAPVELGRRLAQVAVVDADDGSVKLGVGQRLVTRDGRMRRWDGFVAADVGAAAAERLVRANRLEALRAQIAPARAELESAQAALAEAGNAVQAARTAVETARSDLARAETAQRNAIRDEDQATTAIERLATQRAAMMDRKARAATEVAEAEAAVAQQMSVMLALPDGEASRAEVDRLRAASEAVRARLFEARGQAMTLAQAASADMQRQQAAKAEAKSWRNRAGDAASRIAEMDGRASAIETEARSLAGRPEELEALIATIRTDAEEAGRAAEALLQKEREAEAALRAIEAGLAQAGEALASAREARAGAQARFENQELRRIEMSRISGERFECPAPVLPERLGFVAVEVADGATESGRLDRLTADRERLGPVNLVADTELAEIEAQHGTSIAERDELQQAVNRLRGSIGSLNREGRARLLAAFEAVNGHFRRLFTTLFGGGEAHLALIDSEDPLEAGLEIMAQPPGKNLSSLTLLSGGEQALTAVALIFALFLTNPAPICVLDEVDAPLDDANIERFCDLLVAMTRETETRYLIVTHNAVTMSRMHRLFGVTMVERGVSRLVSVDLGGAEQLLAAE, encoded by the coding sequence ATGCGCATCCGCAAGCTTCGCCTTTCGGGTTTCAAGAGCTTCGTCGAACCGGCGGAGCTGATCATCGAGCGCGGGCTGACCGGCATCGTCGGCCCCAATGGCTGCGGTAAGTCGAACCTGCTCGAAGCGATTCGCTGGGTGATGGGCGAATCCAGCGCCAAGTCGATGCGCGGCGGCGGCATGGAAGACGTGATCTTCGCCGGCACGACGACGCGGCCCGCGCGCGATTTCGCCGAGGTCACGCTCTTCACCGAGCGCCCCGATGCGGCGGAGGACCAGGACCGCGAGGTCGAGGTCACCCGCCGGATCGAGCGTGGTGCGGGCTCGGCCTATCGGATGAACGGTCGCGACGTTCGCCAGAAGGACGTCGGACTTCTCTTTGCCGACGCAGCGACCGGCGCCCACTCGCCGGCGCTCGTCAGCCAAGGGCGTATCGCAGCGGTGATCGCGGCCAAGCCTACCGAGCGCAGGCAGATGCTCGAAGAGGCGGCCGGCATTGCCGGGCTTCACGTACGCCGCAAGGATGCCGAGCAGAAGCTGCGCGCAACCGAGGCCAATCTCGCCCGGTTGGACGACCTGATCGCCGACATGGAGACGCGCACCGCTTCGCTGCGCCGGCAGGCGCGCGCGGCGGAGCGCTACAAGGCGCTGAGCGAACAGATAAGGCTTGCCGAGGCGCGGCTGATCTTCTCGCGCTGGCGCGAGGCTGCCGCTGCCGCCGAACTGGCGGGGAAGGAAGCGAAGGCCGCCGAGGGGCTCGTCGCGCAGGCGGCGGATGCGCAGAAGGCCGCCACCGCTCGGCAGGCCGAAGCGGTGCAACAGGTCGGCGATGCGCGGCAGGCGGCACAGGCTGCGCGCGAACGATCGACCGGACTGGCGCACCGGCTCGCGACACTGACCGGTGAACTGGACATGGTCCGGCGCCGGCTCGCGGATATCGCCCAAAGTCGCGATACGCTGGCGCGCGATCGGGCGCGTGAGGACCGCCTCGCCATCGATGCGGCAGCGGCACTGTCTGCCCTGGCGGACGAAGAGAAGCTGCTCGGGAAGCGGATCGAGGAAGCCACGCTCCGCCAGTCGGCGATCGATGCCCAGGTGCGCGATGCCGAGGCGGAGGCGCGTGAGGCGGAACTGTCGGTCGCCAAGGCGCAGGCCGCCTTCGCCGCCGAACAGGCCGATCTGCGCGTCGCCCAGGCCAATGTCGCCGCTGCGCGACAGCGGCTCGACCGTGCGCAGGCGGATGCAGGTCGGATCGATCGCGAGATTGCCGGGCTGGGGGATGAGGCACCGTTGCTGGCGCGTCGCACCGCCGCAACGGCTGCGCGAGAGGGGGCCGAAGGCACGATCGCCGAAGCCATGGCGGCGATCAGCCGGAGCGAGGAGGCCCGGGCTGCGGCGGCCGAACGGCGCGAAGGGGCGGAGGCCGCTACCGGCGCGGCGCGCGCCGCTCTGGCCGCGCTGGAATCCGAGGCGCGTTCGCTGGAAAAGAGCCTTCCTGTCGGCGGTGCCGGCAATCGGGCGATCGACCATGTCCGGGCGGCACCGGGCTATGAGCGCGCGCTGGCGGCAGCATTGGGTGACGATCTGGAGGCCGCGATCGGCACGGACGGGCGGCTGCGCTGGTCGGGAGCGGATGCCGGTGATGGCGATCCGATGCTGCCGGCTGGCTGCGAAAATCTGGCGGATCACGTCGCGGCACCGGTCGAATTGGGCCGTCGGCTTGCGCAGGTGGCCGTCGTCGATGCCGACGACGGGTCGGTCAAGCTGGGCGTGGGACAGCGTCTCGTCACCCGCGACGGCAGGATGCGCCGTTGGGACGGCTTCGTCGCTGCCGATGTCGGAGCGGCTGCGGCCGAGCGGCTCGTTCGTGCCAATCGGCTGGAGGCGCTGCGTGCCCAGATTGCGCCCGCGCGGGCGGAGCTGGAGAGTGCCCAGGCGGCATTGGCAGAGGCGGGCAATGCGGTGCAGGCGGCGCGGACCGCGGTTGAAACTGCGCGCTCCGACCTCGCCCGGGCGGAAACGGCGCAGCGCAATGCGATCCGCGACGAGGATCAGGCGACGACCGCGATCGAACGGCTGGCGACGCAAAGGGCGGCGATGATGGACCGCAAGGCCCGCGCGGCAACCGAGGTCGCCGAGGCGGAAGCAGCGGTCGCGCAGCAGATGTCGGTCATGCTCGCTCTGCCCGATGGCGAGGCAAGCCGCGCCGAGGTCGACCGCTTGCGCGCGGCCAGCGAGGCGGTGCGGGCCCGGCTGTTCGAAGCGCGTGGGCAGGCGATGACGCTGGCGCAGGCAGCATCGGCGGACATGCAGCGCCAGCAGGCCGCGAAGGCAGAAGCGAAGAGCTGGCGGAATCGCGCCGGCGACGCCGCGAGCCGCATCGCCGAGATGGACGGTCGCGCATCGGCGATCGAGACCGAGGCACGCTCGCTGGCGGGTCGCCCCGAGGAGTTGGAAGCGCTGATCGCCACCATCCGCACCGATGCGGAAGAAGCGGGCAGGGCTGCCGAGGCGCTGCTGCAGAAGGAGCGCGAAGCCGAGGCCGCGCTACGCGCAATCGAGGCTGGCCTGGCACAGGCGGGCGAGGCACTCGCCTCGGCCCGCGAGGCGCGGGCGGGGGCGCAGGCGCGGTTCGAGAATCAGGAACTGCGCCGGATCGAGATGAGCCGGATCTCCGGCGAGCGCTTCGAATGTCCGGCACCGGTGCTGCCCGAGAGGCTGGGCTTCGTGGCTGTCGAAGTGGCCGACGGTGCGACCGAGTCCGGCCGGCTCGATCGGCTGACGGCAGATCGCGAGCGGCTGGGGCCGGTCAATCTCGTCGCCGACACCGAACTGGCGGAGATCGAGGCACAGCATGGAACCAGCATCGCCGAACGCGACGAACTGCAACAGGCGGTCAACCGCCTGCGCGGCTCGATCGGCAGTCTCAACCGTGAGGGGCGGGCACGGCTGCTGGCGGCGTTCGAGGCGGTCAACGGCCATTTCCGACGCCTCTTCACCACGCTCTTCGGTGGGGGGGAGGCGCATCTGGCGCTGATCGACAGTGAAGATCCGCTCGAAGCGGGGCTCGAGATCATGGCCCAGCCGCCAGGAAAGAATCTCTCCTCGCTGACGCTTCTGTCGGGTGGCGAGCAGGCGCTGACGGCGGTGGCGCTGATCTTCGCGCTGTTCCTCACCAACCCCGCCCCGATCTGCGTGCTCGACGAGGTCGATGCGCCGCTGGACGACGCCAATATCGAGCGTTTTTGCGACCTGCTGGTCGCGATGACCCGTGAGACCGAAACCCGCTATCTCATCGTTACCCACAATGCGGTGACGATGAGCCGGATGCACCGGCTGTTCGGGGTCACGATGGTCGAGCGTGGCGTCAGTCGGCTCGTTTCAGTCGATCTCGGAGGGGCCGAGCAGCTGCTGGCGGCGGAATAG